A genomic window from Thermus neutrinimicus includes:
- a CDS encoding RNA-guided endonuclease InsQ/TnpB family protein — translation MPYTTQRSLSRKKKGSNRYRKAKLRLAKLHRKIADQRKDFHHKLARKLVNTYGTIVHEDLNISALSRTPIAKGVYDAGWAQFLHILAYKAAEAGRRVIGVDPRYTSQDCPVCGHRERRPLWVREYTCPSCGTPLHRDVAAAQNILAKAWFTGVARTLSGPSGETLVTGVARILGSPGL, via the coding sequence ATTCCTTACACGACCCAACGTTCCCTCTCCAGGAAAAAAAAGGGGAGTAACCGCTACAGGAAGGCCAAGCTACGATTAGCCAAACTGCACCGAAAGATTGCGGACCAACGTAAAGACTTCCACCACAAGCTAGCGAGGAAGCTGGTAAACACTTACGGCACCATCGTTCATGAAGACCTAAACATCTCTGCTCTCTCGCGTACCCCTATAGCCAAAGGGGTATATGACGCAGGATGGGCACAGTTCCTACATATCCTTGCCTACAAAGCGGCGGAGGCTGGTAGGCGGGTCATAGGGGTAGATCCCCGATACACAAGCCAGGATTGTCCAGTTTGCGGCCACCGGGAGAGGCGTCCCCTATGGGTGCGGGAGTACACCTGCCCCAGTTGCGGGACACCCCTTCACCGGGACGTGGCCGCGGCGCAAAACATCCTGGCTAAGGCCTGGTTCACGGGCGTAGCCCGTACCTTGTCGGGGCCTTCAGGGGAAACCCTGGTCACGGGCGTAGCCCGTATCTTGGGAAGCCCCGGACTATGA